In one window of Carcharodon carcharias isolate sCarCar2 chromosome 14, sCarCar2.pri, whole genome shotgun sequence DNA:
- the tbxa2r gene encoding thromboxane A2 receptor, whose translation MYSSEKLNLLFNTMNETTVEPMVCNSTTLNQIKSNSTHASPWFSTAFAAVGLISNLFAFVVLINAYRKAQSRSRSSFLIFLCGLVVTDFSGLATTASIVLTYHHINFQWDKVDPQCHLCRFLGFSMVFFGLSPLLLGATMAVERFLGINKPFLRSTNSSKRRAWCTVFIVWLFSFSTGLLPICGLGHYTHQWPNSWCFFNMTNSTSDIAFSILFSSIGLLSLSVSVFLNTISVVTLFKICCNQLSVERRRDHEVEMMVQLLGIMVIATVCWAPLLVLILKKAFTDMPSDLKEILVICIRIATWNQILDPWVYILFRRSVLRRISPSFRSRPSISSLYPSINASYRRRFTQASVTTT comes from the exons ATGTACAGCTCAGAGAAATTAAACCTACTCTTCAACACCATGAATGAAACCACTGTGGAGCCAATGGTGTGCAATTCTACGACACTGAATCAAATCAAATCTAACAGTACACATGCTTCTCCTTGGTTCTCAACAGCGTTTGCAGCTGTTGGACTTATCTCTAATCTGTTTGCCTTTGTGGTGCTAATAAATGCTTACAGAAAAGCACAGAGCAGGTCAAGATCTTCCTTCTTGATTTTCCTATGTGGCTTGGTTGTGACAGATTTTTCAGGTCTTGCTACAACGGCATCCATAGTTCTAACTTACCATCATATAAATTTCCAGTGGGATAAAGTCGACCCTCAGTGCCATCTTTGCAGATTTTTGGGATTTTCAATGGTGTTCTTTGGACTCAGCCCGCTATTGCTGGGGGCAACCATGGCAGTCGAGCGGTTTTTGGGAATAAACAAGCCATTTCTGCGTTCTACCAATTCTTCAAAACGACGTGCTTGGTGTACTGTGTTTATTGTTTGGCTGTTTTCTTTTTCTACTGGCCTGTTGCCTATTTGTGGACTTGGACATTATACACACCAATGGCCTAATTCCTGGTGTTTCTTTAACATGACAAACAGCACAAGTGATATTGCATTTTCAATATTGTTTTCCAGTATTGGATTGTTATCTCTGTCAGTGTCTGTTTTCCTGAATACAATCAGCGTTGTTACACTGTTCAAAATTTGCTGCAACCAATTAAGTGTTGAAAGGAGGAGAGACCATGAAGTAGAGATGATGGTGCAACTGTTGGGTATAATGGTTATTGCAACAGTCTGCTGGGCTCCATTGTTA GTACTTATCCTAAAGAAGGCTTTTACAGATATGCCAAGTGACTTGAAAGAAATTCTAGTGATTTGCATCCGAATTGCCACATGGAACCAGATACTGGATCCATGGGTTTATATATTATTCAGAAGATCGGTTTTGAGGAGAATCAGCCCAAGCTTTCGATCGAGACCTTCAATCTCATCATTATATCCCAGTATAAATGCATCCTATAGACGAAGGTTCACACAAGCATCAGTGACAACCACATAG